A part of Sulfurifustis variabilis genomic DNA contains:
- a CDS encoding PLP-dependent aminotransferase family protein — translation MPVIPIKPDSPESLVDQIVSALKQRVEERVLRPGARMPSIRQFAEQHDVSRFTVVEAYDRLVAQGYLVSRRGSGFYVAARPLPASSEERKCVLERAVDAIWLMRGIFSNQSLELKAGCGWLPEAWLDQDGIQRSLRTLAREGGAHLTQYGEPKGHAPLRDQMQVLLAERGIAAQPSQIVLTKGASDALALVSRYLLQPGDTVLVDDPGYYTLFATLRLTGATLIGVPRTPDGPDLAALEKLVESHKPKALFMNTVLQNPTGTNLTAAAAYRILQLAERHDFIVVEDDVFADLEHKSAQRLATLDQLNRVVYLGSFSKTIAPALRVGYIACHCELAEALTNLKLLSGLTTSEICERVVYEILTDGHHRKHLDRVRERLGRAIGTTCRRLEDCGLTLYRQPEAGMFVWARLPEGLDAAEVARRAAQDGIMLAPGNVFSPRLESSGWLRFNVAFCGDGRLYRFLERAIEAGATGPARARAEAASH, via the coding sequence ATGCCAGTCATACCCATCAAGCCGGACAGCCCGGAATCGCTGGTCGATCAGATCGTCTCGGCGCTCAAGCAGCGCGTCGAGGAGCGCGTGCTGCGGCCGGGGGCGCGCATGCCGTCGATCCGGCAGTTCGCCGAGCAGCACGACGTCAGCCGCTTCACCGTGGTCGAGGCCTACGACCGCCTCGTGGCGCAGGGTTACCTCGTGTCGCGCCGTGGCTCCGGGTTCTACGTCGCCGCACGCCCGCTCCCCGCAAGCTCCGAGGAGCGCAAGTGCGTGCTGGAGCGCGCGGTCGACGCCATCTGGCTGATGCGCGGCATCTTCTCCAACCAGTCGCTGGAGCTGAAGGCCGGTTGCGGCTGGTTGCCGGAGGCCTGGCTCGACCAGGACGGCATACAGCGCAGCCTGCGCACGCTCGCGCGCGAGGGCGGGGCGCACCTCACCCAGTACGGGGAGCCGAAGGGCCACGCGCCGCTGCGCGATCAGATGCAGGTGCTCCTGGCCGAGCGCGGCATCGCGGCGCAGCCCTCCCAGATCGTGCTGACCAAGGGCGCGAGCGACGCGCTCGCACTCGTCAGCCGCTATCTGCTGCAGCCGGGCGATACGGTGCTCGTCGACGATCCCGGCTACTACACCCTGTTCGCGACGCTCCGGCTCACCGGCGCGACGCTGATCGGCGTGCCGCGTACGCCCGACGGCCCGGACCTCGCCGCGCTGGAAAAACTGGTGGAGTCGCATAAGCCGAAGGCGCTCTTCATGAACACCGTGCTCCAGAATCCGACGGGCACGAACCTCACGGCCGCCGCCGCCTACCGGATCCTTCAGCTCGCCGAGCGGCACGACTTCATCGTCGTCGAGGACGACGTCTTCGCCGACCTCGAGCACAAGAGCGCGCAGCGTCTCGCGACGCTCGATCAGCTCAACCGCGTCGTCTACCTCGGCAGCTTCTCGAAGACGATCGCGCCGGCGCTGCGCGTCGGCTACATCGCCTGCCACTGCGAGCTTGCTGAGGCGTTGACCAATCTCAAGCTCCTCTCCGGCCTGACGACCTCGGAGATCTGCGAGCGCGTGGTCTACGAGATCCTGACCGACGGCCATCACCGCAAGCACCTCGACCGCGTGCGCGAGCGGCTCGGACGGGCGATCGGCACGACGTGCCGGCGGCTCGAGGACTGCGGCCTGACGCTCTACCGGCAACCCGAGGCGGGCATGTTCGTCTGGGCGCGGCTGCCCGAGGGGCTGGACGCGGCCGAGGTCGCGCGCCGCGCGGCGCAGGACGGCATCATGCTCGCGCCCGGCAACGTGTTCAGCCC
- a CDS encoding efflux RND transporter periplasmic adaptor subunit yields the protein MPRHEPTGLPQGRTALLAAAIASAMLAVACQPSGTAVAKTAPPAPTVSVAEVVQREVVDWEDYTGRLEAVKRVEVRPRVSGYVLGVHFTEGAEVRKGQLLFQIDPRPFQAEVDQARAELERARSQQVKAKGDLARGERLLAARAISREEYDQRTAASREADAAVRAADAALEAAALNLEFTRITAPIAGRVSRAQVVEGNLVAGGSASAAPLTTIVSLDPIYAYFDIDERAFLRHAAQARNGAANGGLPVALGLGNEAGHPHEGRLDFVDNRVDPETGTIRARGVFRNADRRFTPGMFVRVKLPLSERYPALLVNERAIGTDQSNKFVLVLDESNAAQYRAVKLGPAIDGMRVVREGLQAGERVVVNGLQRVRPGMPVAPEAVSMLNLKPEGDAARVARAAH from the coding sequence ATGCCTAGACACGAGCCGACAGGCCTGCCGCAAGGGCGCACCGCGCTTCTCGCCGCCGCTATCGCGTCGGCCATGCTCGCCGTCGCCTGCCAGCCCTCGGGCACGGCCGTGGCCAAGACGGCGCCGCCGGCGCCGACCGTGAGCGTTGCCGAAGTCGTGCAGCGGGAGGTGGTCGACTGGGAGGACTACACCGGACGGCTCGAGGCGGTGAAGCGCGTGGAGGTGCGCCCGAGGGTGAGCGGCTATGTCCTCGGCGTGCACTTCACCGAGGGCGCGGAGGTGCGCAAGGGACAGCTCCTGTTCCAGATCGACCCGAGGCCGTTCCAGGCCGAGGTCGACCAGGCGCGCGCCGAGCTCGAGCGCGCACGCTCGCAGCAGGTGAAAGCGAAGGGCGATCTCGCTCGCGGGGAGCGTCTGCTCGCGGCGCGCGCGATCTCGCGCGAGGAGTACGACCAGCGCACGGCGGCGAGCCGGGAGGCCGACGCCGCGGTGCGCGCGGCCGACGCCGCGCTCGAGGCGGCCGCGCTCAACCTCGAGTTCACGCGGATCACGGCGCCCATCGCCGGGCGCGTGAGCCGCGCGCAGGTCGTCGAGGGCAACCTGGTCGCGGGCGGCAGCGCGAGCGCGGCCCCGCTCACCACCATCGTCTCGCTCGATCCGATCTACGCGTACTTCGATATCGACGAGCGCGCGTTCCTGCGCCACGCGGCGCAGGCGCGCAACGGCGCGGCGAACGGCGGGCTGCCGGTCGCGCTCGGCCTCGGCAACGAGGCGGGCCATCCGCACGAGGGGCGTCTGGACTTCGTGGACAATCGCGTCGACCCGGAGACGGGCACGATCCGCGCGCGCGGGGTGTTCCGCAACGCCGATCGCCGGTTCACGCCGGGGATGTTCGTGCGCGTGAAGCTGCCGCTGAGCGAGCGCTACCCCGCGCTGCTCGTCAACGAGCGTGCGATCGGCACCGACCAGAGCAACAAATTCGTGCTGGTGCTGGACGAAAGCAATGCCGCGCAGTACCGCGCGGTGAAGCTCGGCCCGGCGATCGACGGCATGCGGGTCGTGCGCGAGGGACTCCAGGCGGGCGAGCGCGTGGTCGTCAACGGGCTCCAGCGCGTGCGTCCGGGCATGCCGGTCGCGCCCGAGGCCGTCTCGATGCTGAACCTCAAGCCCGAGGGCGACGCCGCGCGCGTCGCCCGGGCGGCGCACTGA
- a CDS encoding efflux RND transporter permease subunit, with protein MRLSHFFVDRPIFAAVLSAILFIVGAISLFQLPISEYPEVVPPTVVVRASYPGASPTVVSETVAAPLEQAINGVEGMLYMSSQATADGTMMLTVTFKLGTDLDKAQVQVQNRVAQALPKLPDDVRRLGVLTEKSSPDLTMVVHLYSPAERYDPVYLANYALLQVRDSLARIPGTGQVLVWGAGEYGMRVWLDPEKVASRGLTASDVVRAIREQNVQVAAGAVGQTPAPREQALQLSINAQGRLADEEQFGEIVIKAGPDGQITRLRDVARVELGAAQYALRSLLDNKPAVAVGIFQAPGSNALELSDSVRATMEELKADFPEGVDYRIVYDPTQFVRESIRAVVKTLLEAVALVVIVVILFLQTWRASIIPLLAVPVSIVGTFAVLLALGYSINALSLFGLVLAIGIVVDDAIVVVENVERHIRNGLGPREATKRAMTEVTGPIVATALVLCAVFIPTAFVSGLSGQFYKQFAVTIAISTVISAINSLTLSPALSAVLLRPHDAPKDIVTRFQDRYLRWLFGPFNRWFERSSRGYVGVVAKVLRGSTIALALYVGLIGLTWLGFASVPSGFLPQQDKQYLVAFAQLPAGATLDRTDEVVRRMSEIALDTPGVQSAVAFPGLSINGFTTSSSAGVLFVTLDPFGERRTPETSALAIAGAINQRFAAIQEAFVAVFPPPPVLGLGALGGFKLQIEDRADRGLDALNEAKERVVAAAHQTPGLAGVFSGFDVKVPQLDADIDRVKAKQQGVALTDVFETMQVYLGSLYVNDFNRFGRTYRVIAQADSPYRLNPEDIGRLRTRNGAGEMVPLGALVTVRETAGPDLVTRYNGYLAADINGGPAPGVSSGQAQALIEGVLQRELPRGMSYEWTDLTYQQILAGNSAVFVFPLAVLLVFLVLAAQYESWSLPLAVILIVPLCLLSAIGGVWLTSGDNNIFTQIGFIVLIGLASKNAILIVEFARSLQDAGVDRRSAVLEACRLRLRPILMTSIAFIMGVVPLVAASGAGAEMRHAMGIAVFFGMLGVTAFGLLLTPVFYDAIRAYVERRAERAAARAAAQPTGGAGV; from the coding sequence ATGCGCTTGAGCCACTTCTTCGTCGACCGGCCGATCTTCGCCGCGGTGCTCTCCGCGATCCTGTTCATCGTCGGCGCGATCTCGCTCTTCCAGCTGCCGATCTCCGAATACCCGGAGGTCGTGCCGCCCACCGTCGTCGTGAGGGCGAGCTATCCGGGCGCGAGCCCGACGGTCGTCTCCGAGACGGTCGCGGCGCCGCTCGAGCAGGCGATCAACGGCGTGGAGGGCATGCTCTACATGTCCTCGCAGGCGACGGCCGACGGCACCATGATGCTCACGGTCACGTTCAAGCTCGGGACCGATCTCGACAAGGCGCAGGTGCAGGTGCAGAACCGCGTCGCGCAGGCGCTGCCCAAGCTCCCCGACGACGTGCGCCGCCTCGGCGTGCTGACGGAGAAGAGCTCGCCCGACCTGACGATGGTCGTGCACCTCTACTCGCCGGCGGAGCGCTACGATCCCGTCTACCTCGCGAACTACGCGCTGCTCCAGGTGCGCGACTCGCTCGCGCGCATCCCGGGGACCGGCCAGGTCCTGGTGTGGGGCGCGGGCGAGTACGGCATGCGCGTGTGGCTCGACCCGGAGAAAGTGGCGTCGCGCGGACTGACCGCCTCGGACGTCGTGCGGGCGATCCGCGAGCAGAATGTCCAGGTGGCCGCCGGCGCGGTCGGCCAGACGCCGGCGCCGCGGGAGCAGGCGCTGCAGCTATCGATCAACGCCCAGGGACGGCTCGCCGACGAGGAGCAGTTCGGCGAGATCGTGATCAAGGCCGGACCGGACGGCCAGATCACGCGCCTGCGCGACGTGGCGCGCGTCGAGCTCGGCGCCGCGCAGTACGCGCTCCGGAGCCTGCTCGACAACAAGCCGGCCGTCGCGGTCGGCATCTTCCAGGCACCGGGCTCGAACGCCCTCGAGCTTTCCGACAGCGTGCGCGCCACCATGGAGGAGCTCAAGGCCGATTTCCCCGAGGGGGTCGACTACCGCATCGTCTACGACCCGACGCAGTTCGTGCGCGAGTCGATCCGCGCGGTCGTGAAGACGCTGCTCGAGGCGGTCGCCCTCGTCGTCATCGTGGTGATCCTGTTCCTGCAGACGTGGCGCGCCTCGATCATACCGCTGCTCGCCGTACCGGTGTCGATCGTCGGCACGTTCGCTGTGCTGCTCGCCCTCGGCTACTCGATCAACGCGCTTTCGCTCTTCGGGCTGGTGCTGGCGATCGGCATCGTCGTGGACGACGCGATCGTGGTGGTCGAGAACGTCGAGCGCCACATCCGCAACGGCCTGGGGCCGCGCGAGGCGACCAAGCGCGCGATGACGGAGGTCACGGGCCCGATCGTCGCGACGGCGCTGGTGCTCTGCGCCGTGTTCATCCCGACGGCGTTCGTCAGCGGACTTTCCGGCCAGTTCTACAAGCAGTTCGCCGTGACGATCGCCATTTCGACGGTGATCTCCGCGATCAACTCCCTCACGCTGAGCCCGGCGCTCTCGGCCGTGCTGCTGCGTCCGCACGACGCGCCGAAGGATATCGTCACCCGGTTCCAGGACCGCTACCTCCGCTGGCTCTTCGGGCCGTTCAACCGCTGGTTCGAGCGCTCCTCGCGGGGTTACGTGGGCGTGGTCGCCAAGGTGCTGCGCGGCTCGACCATTGCGCTCGCGCTGTACGTGGGCCTGATCGGCCTGACCTGGCTCGGCTTCGCAAGCGTTCCGTCCGGCTTCCTGCCGCAGCAGGACAAGCAGTACCTCGTCGCGTTCGCGCAGCTTCCCGCCGGGGCCACGCTCGATCGCACCGACGAGGTGGTGCGCCGCATGAGCGAGATCGCCCTCGACACGCCGGGCGTGCAGAGCGCGGTCGCCTTCCCCGGCCTCTCGATCAACGGTTTCACCACGAGCTCGAGCGCGGGGGTGCTGTTCGTGACGCTCGATCCCTTCGGCGAGCGCCGCACCCCCGAGACCTCCGCGCTCGCGATCGCCGGCGCCATCAACCAGCGGTTCGCCGCGATCCAGGAGGCCTTCGTCGCGGTATTCCCGCCACCGCCGGTGCTCGGCCTCGGCGCGCTCGGCGGGTTCAAGCTGCAGATCGAGGACCGCGCGGACCGCGGCCTCGACGCCCTCAACGAGGCGAAGGAGCGCGTGGTCGCCGCGGCCCACCAGACGCCCGGCCTGGCCGGCGTCTTCTCGGGCTTCGACGTGAAGGTGCCGCAGCTCGACGCGGACATCGACCGCGTGAAGGCCAAGCAGCAGGGCGTGGCGCTCACCGACGTGTTCGAGACCATGCAGGTGTACCTCGGCTCGCTCTACGTCAACGACTTCAACCGCTTCGGACGCACGTACCGCGTGATCGCGCAGGCGGACTCGCCGTACCGGCTGAATCCCGAGGACATCGGCCGGCTGCGCACCCGCAACGGCGCGGGCGAGATGGTGCCGCTCGGCGCGCTCGTGACCGTGCGCGAAACGGCCGGGCCGGACCTCGTGACCCGCTACAACGGCTACCTCGCGGCGGACATCAACGGCGGTCCGGCGCCGGGCGTGAGCTCCGGCCAGGCGCAGGCGCTGATCGAGGGCGTGCTCCAGCGCGAGCTGCCGCGCGGAATGAGCTACGAATGGACCGACCTCACCTACCAGCAGATCCTCGCGGGCAACAGCGCGGTCTTCGTCTTCCCGCTCGCCGTGCTGCTCGTGTTCCTCGTGCTCGCGGCCCAGTACGAGAGCTGGTCGCTGCCGCTCGCCGTGATCCTGATCGTGCCGTTGTGCCTGCTGTCCGCCATCGGCGGCGTGTGGCTCACGAGCGGCGACAACAACATCTTCACGCAGATCGGCTTCATCGTGCTGATCGGGCTCGCGAGCAAGAACGCGATCCTGATCGTCGAGTTCGCGCGCTCGCTGCAGGACGCGGGCGTCGACCGGCGGAGCGCCGTGCTCGAGGCGTGCCGGCTGCGCCTGCGCCCGATCCTCATGACCTCGATCGCCTTCATCATGGGCGTCGTGCCGCTCGTGGCTGCGAGCGGCGCGGGCGCCGAGATGCGCCACGCGATGGGCATCGCGGTCTTCTTCGGCATGCTCGGCGTGACCGCGTTCGGACTGCTGCTCACGCCGGTCTTCTACGACGCGATCCGGGCGTACGTCGAGCGCCGCGCGGAGCGCGCCGCGGCGCGCGCGGCCGCCCAGCCGACCGGGGGAGCCGGAGTATGA
- a CDS encoding efflux transporter outer membrane subunit yields MSAHSLSAFPRAARLATLFAPLAFAACATVGPDYAPPESAGTAEFANAGRDDFTSTAVEARWWSRFEDPALDDLVRRALAANHDLRVAAARLREARAIYREVSLDRLPAVTTSATALYEQRSETQAPGLARDERDVDTYSLGFDAFWELDFFGRLRRAAEAADADAAAAEAGLRDARVTVIAEVARNYFGWRGAAQRLVVAQRNLENQTKTLELTEVLLDAGRGTELDTARARAQLNATAAVIPLLEIAAKEAEHRLAVLLGERPGALALPAPEALAPLAGSFPIGSPAELLRRRPDIRAAERLLASATARVGVATADLFPRVTLTGFLGFVAGRTGDIGTSGSEAWFAAPTLTWAAFDLGSVRARLRASEARADAALARYEQTVLRALEETENGLVGFGRQRARLVSLRESARASARAAELARLRFNEGVADFLALLDAERTLLEAEDRVAQAETETYTALVAVYKALGGGWDACAPECASLARSAATSGDASSDR; encoded by the coding sequence ATGAGCGCGCACAGCCTGTCCGCTTTCCCGCGCGCGGCGCGCCTGGCGACCCTGTTCGCGCCCCTCGCCTTCGCCGCGTGCGCCACCGTGGGCCCCGATTACGCGCCGCCCGAAAGCGCGGGCACCGCGGAGTTCGCCAACGCCGGCCGGGATGACTTCACTTCGACGGCCGTCGAGGCCCGGTGGTGGTCGCGCTTCGAGGACCCCGCGCTCGACGACCTGGTGCGGCGCGCACTGGCCGCAAACCACGATCTCCGCGTCGCGGCGGCGCGCCTGCGGGAAGCGCGCGCGATCTACCGCGAGGTCTCGCTCGACCGCCTGCCCGCGGTGACCACCTCGGCGACGGCGCTCTACGAGCAGCGCAGCGAGACGCAGGCGCCGGGCCTCGCGCGCGACGAACGCGACGTCGACACCTACTCGCTCGGTTTCGACGCCTTCTGGGAGCTCGACTTCTTCGGCCGGCTCCGCCGCGCGGCCGAGGCCGCCGACGCGGACGCGGCCGCCGCCGAGGCCGGGCTGCGCGACGCGCGCGTGACCGTGATCGCCGAGGTGGCGCGCAACTACTTCGGGTGGCGCGGCGCCGCCCAGCGCCTCGTCGTCGCGCAGCGCAATCTCGAGAACCAGACGAAGACGCTCGAGCTCACCGAGGTATTGCTCGACGCCGGCCGCGGCACCGAGCTCGATACGGCGCGCGCCCGCGCGCAGCTGAACGCGACGGCGGCCGTCATCCCGTTGCTCGAGATCGCCGCCAAGGAGGCGGAGCACCGCCTGGCGGTGCTCCTCGGCGAGCGCCCCGGCGCGCTTGCGCTGCCCGCGCCGGAGGCCCTCGCGCCGCTCGCCGGCAGCTTCCCCATCGGCAGCCCGGCGGAGCTCCTGCGGCGGCGCCCGGACATCCGGGCTGCCGAGCGCCTGCTCGCGTCCGCGACGGCGCGCGTCGGCGTGGCGACCGCCGATCTCTTCCCGCGCGTGACGCTCACCGGCTTCCTCGGCTTCGTCGCCGGCCGCACGGGCGACATCGGCACGAGCGGAAGCGAGGCCTGGTTCGCCGCGCCGACGCTCACCTGGGCGGCGTTCGATCTCGGGAGCGTGCGCGCGCGGCTGCGCGCTTCCGAGGCCCGTGCGGACGCCGCGCTCGCCCGGTACGAGCAGACGGTGCTGCGCGCCCTGGAAGAGACGGAGAACGGCCTCGTCGGGTTCGGCCGCCAGCGCGCCCGGCTCGTCTCGCTGCGCGAGTCGGCGCGGGCGAGCGCACGCGCGGCCGAGCTCGCGCGTCTGCGCTTCAACGAAGGCGTCGCCGATTTCCTCGCGCTGCTCGACGCGGAGCGCACCCTGCTCGAAGCGGAGGACCGCGTGGCGCAGGCCGAGACCGAGACGTACACCGCGCTCGTCGCGGTCTACAAGGCGCTGGGCGGCGGCTGGGACGCGTGCGCGCCGGAGTGCGCCAGCCTCGCGAGAAGCGCGGCGACGTCGGGCGACGCATCGTCCGATCGCTAG
- a CDS encoding TolB family protein, which translates to MAHDARTRDAALALLLLLAGCGDGADTDPQATSTSSPPPASAALQSVVYQTFAANGDSDLHAVAEDGSGGAALASTELREHFRGISSDGWVIYDRRVSDVAAHLVSVHITGGEARVLDESASGKLFRGFTPDDRVVYQKATATGTAIHSIGPDGASPAVLVDEPYVSADFVAATASDRVLYQTCERSRDPEAPPQCVSAGLYSVAADGSDRRLLVAGTPRVALVTDQERVIYEADAGGHLDLYATASVGGAPVTLAGSPDDEADPRLLPDGRILYARRVAGQWDVYIVNGDGSGSRALLADPEDEFVTGIMPSGRILYVRGPGGGRNLYAIDPDGTNVAVLGDSTDDESLRRVTAEGRVVYSARRATGGFAQDDLYSVSPDGSDLRVLADSQEFEWFEDVAPDGRVVYMSCAAAPGGPCEDPGAQSDLYSVRQDGAGTTGLATTGDFETYRGVTANNRVVYQRLAGGQHDLRSTRTDGAEPRALAESPVDERYQGLH; encoded by the coding sequence ATGGCGCACGATGCGCGCACCCGCGACGCCGCACTCGCATTGCTCCTGTTGCTCGCCGGCTGCGGCGACGGAGCCGACACCGATCCGCAAGCGACGTCGACGTCCTCGCCTCCGCCGGCTTCGGCCGCCCTGCAATCGGTCGTCTACCAGACCTTCGCCGCGAACGGCGATTCGGACCTCCATGCCGTGGCCGAAGACGGCTCGGGCGGCGCCGCGCTCGCGAGCACCGAGCTGCGCGAGCACTTCCGGGGGATCTCGAGCGACGGCTGGGTCATCTACGACCGCCGGGTGAGCGACGTCGCGGCGCACCTCGTCAGCGTGCACATCACCGGGGGCGAGGCCCGGGTGCTGGATGAGTCGGCCTCGGGCAAGCTGTTCCGCGGTTTCACGCCGGACGACCGTGTCGTCTATCAGAAGGCGACCGCCACCGGTACCGCAATCCACAGCATCGGCCCGGACGGTGCTTCGCCGGCGGTGCTGGTCGACGAACCGTACGTCTCCGCCGATTTCGTGGCCGCGACCGCGAGCGACCGCGTCCTCTACCAGACGTGCGAGCGCTCCCGGGATCCGGAGGCGCCGCCGCAGTGCGTCAGCGCCGGTCTCTACAGCGTGGCGGCGGACGGAAGCGACCGTCGCCTGCTGGTCGCCGGCACGCCGCGCGTTGCGCTCGTGACCGACCAGGAGCGCGTGATTTACGAGGCCGATGCGGGCGGTCATCTCGATCTCTACGCCACCGCCTCGGTCGGCGGCGCGCCGGTCACGCTCGCCGGCTCGCCGGATGACGAAGCCGATCCGCGCCTCCTGCCCGACGGGCGCATCCTGTACGCGCGGCGGGTTGCCGGCCAGTGGGACGTGTACATCGTGAACGGGGACGGCAGCGGGAGCCGCGCGCTCCTCGCCGATCCGGAGGACGAGTTCGTCACCGGCATCATGCCCTCCGGCCGCATCCTGTACGTGCGCGGTCCGGGCGGCGGCCGCAATCTCTACGCGATCGATCCCGACGGGACCAACGTGGCCGTGCTCGGCGATTCGACGGACGACGAAAGTCTGCGGCGGGTGACGGCCGAGGGGCGCGTGGTATACAGCGCGCGCCGGGCGACCGGGGGCTTCGCGCAGGACGATCTGTACAGCGTCTCGCCGGACGGCTCCGATCTGCGCGTGCTGGCGGACAGCCAGGAGTTCGAGTGGTTCGAGGACGTCGCCCCGGACGGCCGGGTCGTTTACATGAGTTGCGCCGCCGCGCCCGGCGGCCCCTGCGAGGATCCGGGCGCGCAAAGCGACCTGTACAGCGTGCGCCAGGACGGCGCCGGCACGACCGGGCTCGCCACGACGGGCGACTTCGAGACCTATCGCGGCGTCACGGCGAACAACCGCGTCGTCTACCAGCGGCTCGCCGGCGGGCAGCACGATCTCCGGAGCACCCGTACGGACGGCGCGGAGCCGCGCGCGCTGGCGGAGTCCCCCGTCGACGAACGCTATCAGGGCCTGCACTAG